A window of Nicotiana tabacum cultivar K326 chromosome 24, ASM71507v2, whole genome shotgun sequence contains these coding sequences:
- the LOC107806211 gene encoding beta-galactosidase 13, translated as MAISSRLLSLALLSLLVSSAIGEKTKGVTYDGRSMIVNGERELLFSGSIHYPRMPPEMWPDIIRKAKEGGLNLIQTYVFWNIHEPVQGQFNFEGNYDVVKFIKTIGEQGLYVTLRIGPYIEAEWNQGGFPYWLREVPNITFRSYNEPFIHHMKKYSEMVIDLMKKEKLFAPQGGPIIMAQIENEYNNVQLAYRDNGKKYVEWAANMATGLYNGVPWIMCKQKDAPAQVINTCNGRHCADTFTGPNGPNKPSLWTENWTAQYRTFGDPPSQRAAEDIAFSVARFFAKNGTLTNYYMYYGGTNYGRTGSSFVTTRYYDEAPLDEFGLYREPKWSHLRDLHRALRLSRRALLWGTPSVQKINQNLEITVYEKPGSDCAAFLTNNHTTLPATIKFRGKEYYLPEKSVSILPDCKTVVYNTQTIVSQHNSRNFLPSEKAKNLKWEMYQEKVPTISDLPLKNREPLELYSLTKDTSDYAWYSTSINFDRHDLPMRPDILPVLQIASMGHALSAFVNGEFVGFGHGNNIEKSFVFQKPVILKPGTNTISILAETVGFPNSGAYMEKRFAGPRGVTVQGLMSGTLDITLNNWGHEVGVFGEKEQLFTEEGAKKVKWTPVNGPTKGAVTWYKTYFDAPEGNNPVALKMDKMQKGMMWVNGNSLGRYWSSFLSPLGQPTQYEYHIPRAFLKPKNNLLVIFEETGGLPETIEVQTVNRDTICSIITEYHPPHVKSWGKSGTDFVAIVEDLKSGAHLTCPDNKIIEKVEFASYGNPDGACGNLYNGNCTSINSLKVAERHCLGKNTCTIPIERQVYDEPSNDPCPNIFKTLAVQMKCGNKN; from the exons ATGGCGATATCAAGTCGGTTACTGTCGTTAGCCCTTCTCTCTTTGTTGGTTTCTTCTGCAATCGGAGAAAAAACTAAAGGTGTTACCTATGATGGTCGTTCAATGATCGTCAATGGTGAAAGGGAATTGCTCTTTTCTGGTTCCATTCATTATCCTCGTATGCCTCCTGAG ATGTGGCCAGACATCATTAGGAAAGCTAAGGAAGGAGGTCTGAACCTTATCCAGACTTATGTCTTCTGGAATATTCACGAGCCCGTTCAAGGCCAG TTCAATTTTGAAGGAAACTATGACGTGGTGAAATTCATAAAGACAATTGGTGAACAAGGCTTGTATGTAACCCTCAGGATTGGACCATATATTGAGGCTGAATGGAATCAAGG AGGATTCCCATACTGGCTAAGGGAGGTTCCAAATATCACATTCCGTTCTTATAACGAACCATTCATC CACCACATGAAAAAGTACTCAGAGATGGTCATTGATTTGATGAAAAAGGAGAAGTTGTTTGCTCCCCAAGGAGGCCCTATCATTATGGCTCAG ATCGAAAACGAGTACAACAATGTACAACTAGCTTACAGAGACAATGGCAAGAAATATGTAGAGTGGGCTGCTAACATGGCTACTGGATTATACAATGGTGTCCCTTGGATCATGTGCAAGCAAAAGGATGCTCCTGCCCAAGTG ATCAACACTTGCAATGGAAGGCATTGTGCAGATACTTTCACAGGTCCAAATGGTCCCAATAAACCTTCTTTATGGACTGAAAATTGGACTGCCCA ATATAGGACTTTTGGAGACCCACCATCACAAAGAGCAGCAGAAGATATTGCATTTTCTGTAGCTCGTTTCTTCGCTAAGAACGGAACTCTTACAAACTATTACATG TACTATGGTGGAACCAACTATGGAAGAACTGGCTCTTCTTTCGTGACAACTCGTTATTACGACGAAGCTCCCCTTGATGAATTTG GTTTGTATAGGGAACCAAAATGGAGTCACTTGAGAGACTTGCACAGGGCTTTGAGGCTATCAAGAAGGGCTCTCCTTTGGGGAACTCCCTCTGTACAAAAGATTAACCAAAACCTTGAG ATTACAGTTTATGAGAAGCCCGGAAGTGATTGTGCTGCCTTTTTAACCAACAACCACACAACTTTACCTGCCACAATTAAGTTTAGGGGTAAAGAATATTACCTACCTGAGAAATCCGTTAGCATTCTCCCTGATTGCAAGACTGTTGTCTACAACACTCAAACG ATTGTCTCCCAACACAATTCAAGGAATTTCCTTCCATCAGAGAAAGCAAAGAATCTTAAATGGGAAATGTACCAAGAAAAAGTCCCAACCATAAGCGATTTGCCACTTAAGAACAGGGAACCTTTGGAACTCTATAGTTTGACAAAGGATACCTCAGACTATGCTTGGTACAGTACAAG CATCAACTTTGATCGCCATGACTTGCCCATGAGACCTGACATCCTCCCCGTCCTGCAAATCGCAAGTATGGGACATGCATTGTCTGCGTTTGTTAATGGCGAATTTGTTG GGTTTGGACATGGTAACAACATCGAGAAGAGCTTTGTTTTTCAGAAACCTGTCATCTTGAAACCTGGAACTAACACCATCTCAATTTTGGCCGAGACAGTTGGCTTCCCT AATAGTGGAGCCTACATGGAAAAGAGGTTTGCTGGACCTAGAGGTGTAACTGTTCAAGGTTTGATGTCTGGAACCCTCGATATAACCCTAAACAACTGGGGACATGAG GTTGGTGTATTTGGAGAAAAAGAACAATTATTTACTGAAGAGGGTGCAAAGAAAGTAAAATGGACTCCTGTAAATGGTCCTACCAAAGGAGCTGTTACTTGGTATAAG ACCTACTTTGATGCCCCAGAAGGTAACAACCCAGTGGCCTTGAAAATGGACAAAATGCAAAAGGGTATGATGTGGGTGAATGGTAATAGCCTTGGTCGTTATTGGTCATCTTTCCTCTCCCCTCTTGGACAGCCCACTCAGTATGA GTATCATATTCCAAGAGCTTTCTTGAAACCAAAGAACAATCTCCTAGTCATCTTTGAGGAAACCGGTGGTCTCCCTGAAACCATTGAAGTCCAAACAGTAAACAGAGACACAATCTGCAGTATCATTACCGAATACCATCCTCCTCATGTCAAATCATGGGGAAAATCCGGTACTGATTTCGTCGCGATCGTAGAAGATCTCAAGTCAGGAGCACACTTAACTTGCCCTGATaacaaaattattgaaaaagttGAGTTTGCTAGTTATGGTAATCCAGATGGTGCATGTGGAAACTTGTACAATGGAAATTGCACTTCTATCAATAGTCTCAAAGTTGCAGAAAGACATTGCTTAGGCAAAAATACATGTACAATTCCAATTGAGAGACAAGTATATGACGAGCCGAGCAACGACCCATGCCCTAACATTTTCAAGACATTGGCTGTTCAAATGAAGTGTGGGAACAAGAATTAG